In a genomic window of Vigna angularis cultivar LongXiaoDou No.4 chromosome 6, ASM1680809v1, whole genome shotgun sequence:
- the LOC108341828 gene encoding uncharacterized protein LOC108341828: MLGMATLTLGSSTAMVAQNHAQQHHATTLASANGHRRHSVSNRTYSSPMSLVSPTNKSFTFLSSFKESPRARPFTTAVASVDSDQLNSSDPPTKNEANKYYFVVANAKFMLDEEEHFQEQLFERIRLFGERNQEQDFWLVIEPKFLDKFPNITKRLKRPAVALVSTNGTWIKFMKLRLDRVLSDSFEAESLEEALAFTPTDLKFEKPEKWVAPYPKYESGWWEPFLPPVQNEVKP, from the exons ATGCTTGGTATGGCCACTCTTACTTTGGGTTCATCAACCGCAATGGTGGCTCAGAACCATGCTCAACAACACCATGCCACCACTCTTGCCTCAGCCAATGGACACAGAAGGCACAGTGTTTCCAACAGGACTTACTCCTCTCCCATGAGTTTGGTGTCTCCCACCAACAAAAGCTtcacttttctctcttccttcaAGGAATCACCACGTGCACGCCCCTTCACCACAGCTGTTGCATCTGTTGATTCTGACCAGCTCAACTCTTCTGATCCTCCCACCAAG AATGAAGCAAACAagtattattttgttgttgcaaATGCAAAATTTATGTTGGATGAGGAGGAGCATTTCCAGGAGCAATTGTTTGAGCGGATCCGTCTCTTTGGGGAGCGTAATCAAGAACAGGATTTCTGGCTTGTCATTGAGCCTAAGTTCTTGGATAAGTTCCCTAACATTACCAAGAGGTTAAAGAGACCTGCTGTTGCTCTTGTGTCAACCAATGGTACCTGGATCAA GTTCATGAAATTGAGACTGGACCGAGTTTTATCTGACAGTTTTGAAGCTGAGAGCCTAGAAGAAGCATTAGCTTTCACTCCTACTGATTTGAAGTTTGAGAAGCCTGAGAAATGGGTGGCACCCTATCCCAAATATGAATCTGGATGGTGGGAACCCTTCTTGCCCCCTGTTCAGAACGAGGTGAAGCCTTAA
- the LOC108342648 gene encoding heat shock 70 kDa protein 4, with product MAKEDQGLAIGIDLGTTYSCAAVWREHHCRVDIIHNDQGHNTTPSFVAFTDHERLIGNAAKNQAATNPQNTIFDAKRLIGRKYSVPVVQKDMMLWPFKVVAGANDKPMITLNYKGKEKQFCAEEISSMVLVKMREIAEGYLETSVKNAVVTVPAYFNDSQRKSTIDAGTIAGLNIIRIINEPTAAAIAYGLDRRNNRVGERNIFIFDLGGGTFDVSILTIKDKIFQVKGTAGNTHLGGEDFDNRMVNYFVEKIKKEKKLDISGNPRALRRLRSACERAKRTLSHAVIATIEVDGLSNGIDFFSSITRARFEEINMELFNQCMETVDRCLADAKMDKRSMHDIVLVGGSSRIPKVQELLQDFFEGKDLCKSINPDEAVAYGAAVQAALLSVGIKNVPDVVLLDVIPLSVGIKIKGDIMSVMIPRNTTIPVKRTHQYLTTVDNQSSVKIEVYEGERRRASDNNLLGSFILSGFPRAPRDHPFDVCFAIDENGILSVSAKEETTGISNKIIITNDVDRLSAEEIYKMIQEAEEYKAEDKKFLRKAKTMNKIDDYAYKIKKALEKENFSSKVCSEDREKISSAITKATELLGGDQQDEEVDVFKDHLKELINLFERFVEKSD from the exons ATGGCGAAAGAAGATCAGGGACTTGCCATAGGAATCGACCTTGGCACAACCTACTCCTGTGCTGCAGTGTGGCGTGAACATCATTGTCGAGTGGATATCATTCATAATGACCAAGGCCATAACACCACTCCTTCTTTTGTTGCTTTCACAGACCATGAAAGGTTGATTGGTAATGCTGCTAAAAACCAGGCTGCCACCAATCCACAAAACACTATCTTTG ATGCCAAGAGGTTGATAGGTAGAAAATACAGTGTTCCTGTTGTTCAGAAAGATATGATGTTATGGCCATTCAAGGTTGTTGCTGGTGCTAATGACAAACCTATGATCACCCTTAACTACAAGGGTAAGGAGAAACAATTTTGTGCTGAGGAAATTTCATCCATGGTCCTGGTGAAGATGAGAGAGATTGCAGAGGGCTATTTGGAAACCAGTGTGAAGAATGCGGTGGTTACTGTGCCTGCTTATTTCAATGACTCTCAGCGTAAGTCTACCATAGATGCTGGAACCATTGCTGGCCTTAACATCATACGTATAATCAACGAACCAACTGCTGCAGCTATTGCATACGGTCTTGACAGAAGGAATAATCGTGTTGGAGAGagaaacattttcatttttgatcTCGGTGGTGGTACTTTTGATGTTTCTATCCTAACGATTAAGGATAAGATCTTTCAAGTTAAGGGAACAGCTGGAAACACTCACCTTGGAGGAGAGGACTTTGATAACAGAATGGTGAACTACTTTGtggagaaaataaagaaagaaaagaagttggaCATTAGTGGAAACCCTAGAGCGTTAAGGAGGTTGAGAAGTGCCTGTGAGAGGGCCAAAAGGACACTATCACATGCTGTCATTGCCACAATTGAAGTAGATGGTTTATCTAATGGCAttgactttttttcttcaatcacTCGTGCAAGATTTGAGGAAATCAACATGGAGCTATTTAACCAGTGTATGGAGACAGTAGATAGGTGCCTTGCTGATGCAAAAATGGACAAGAGAAGTATGCATGATATTGTTCTTGTTGGTGGGTCTTCTAGGATTCCCAAAGTTCAAGAATTATTGCAAGATTTCTTTGAGGGAAAGGATCTGTGCAAAAGCATAAACCCTGATGAAGCTGTAGCCTATGGTGCTGCTGTGCAGGCTGCTTTGTTGAGTGTAGGTATTAAGAATGTTCCAGACGTAGTGTTGCTGGATGTAATACCGTTATCAGTTGGTATTAAAATAAAGGGAGATATCATGAGTGTAATGATTCCAAGGAATACTACTATTCCTGTGAAGAGGACGCATCAATATTTGACAACTGTAGATAACCAATCATCTGTTAAAATAGAGGTTTACGAGGGTGAGAGAAGAAGAGCCAGTGATAACAATTTGTTGGGTTCTTTTATCCTTTCTGGCTTTCCTCGAGCTCCTAGGGACCATCCTTTTGATGTGTGCTTTGCCATAGATGAAAATGGTATACTATCTGTCTCTGCTAAGGAAGAAACAACTGGCATCAGCAATAAGATCATCATAACCAATGACGTAGATCGACTGTCAGCGGAAGAAATCTATAAAATGATTCAAGAAGCAGAGGAATACAAAGCTGAAGATAAGAAATTCCTTAGGAAGGCCAAAACAATGAATAAAATTGATGACTATGCTTACAAGATAAAGAAAGCTTTGGAAAAAGAGAATTTCAGTTCAAAAGTTTGCTCAGAAGACAGGGAAAAGATCAGTTCTGCAATAACTAAGGCCACAGAGTTACTTGGTGGTGATCAGCAGGATGAGGAAGTAGATGTGTTTAAGGATCATCTGAAAGAACTTATTAACCTCTTTGAACGCTTTGTTGAAAAGTCAGATTAG
- the LOC108341894 gene encoding 50S ribosomal protein L17, chloroplastic, with protein sequence MASVSVMATSSDSRWSMSSLRSALPSPSTPPSSLSSSVRFSVAASSSSSSMKLRISRTKPKSLLTTFTGLTPLNPLFFSAPSSASEYTGFDHSFTIIDNGGRVFAMRHGRRVPKLNRPPDQRRALIRGLTTQLLKYGRIKTTRARASAIRKYVDKMITLAKDGSLHKRRQALGFIYEKQIVHALFAEVPERYGERNGGYTRIIRTLPRRGDNAPMAYIELV encoded by the exons ATGGCGTCAGTTTCAGTCATGGCTACGAGCAGCGATAGCAGGTGGTCCATGTCTTCCTTGCGCTCTGCTTTACCCTCTCCTTCTACTCCTCCCTCTTCACTTTCCTCTTCAGTGCGCTTCTCTGTTGCCGcatcttcttcgtcttcttcaatGAAACTCCGAATTTCTCGAACCAAACCCAAATCCCTTCTCACCACTTTCACCGGTCTAACCCCTCTTAACCCCCTCTTCTTCTCCGCTCCTTCTTCTGCTTCAG AATACACCGGCTTTGATCACTCCTTCACCATTATTGACAATGGTGGTCGAGTATTTGCCATGAGACATGGGAGGCGGGTACCCAAACTCAACAGGCCACCTGATCAGCGCCGTGCGCTCATTCGAGGCCTTACAACTCAGCTCCTCAAATATGGTCGTATCAAGACCACCAGAGCAAGGGCCAGCGCAATTAGGAAGTATGTTGATAAAATGATAACTTTAGCAAAGGATGGATCTCTTCATAAAAGGAGACAAGCCCTTGGGTTCATCTATGAGAAGCAGATTGTACATGCTTTATTTGCAGAGGTGCCAGAGCGTTATGGTGAAAGAAATGGGGGTTACACGAGAATTATAAGAACCCTACCAAGACGAGGTGATAATGCACCTATGGCATACATTGAACTTGTGTAA